Within the Clostridium scatologenes genome, the region TGTACCAGTGGCTATTATACCTGGTAATATAGTTTCTCCAGGATTCTGAGATCCTACTGCTGCACGCATTGATATAACAGTAGTAGGTAAAAACTGTATACAAGCTGCATTTATTACCAAAAATAACGCCATATCGTTACTGGCTGAACTGTTTTTCTTATTTAATCTATCTAATTCTTTCATGGCTTTAATACCAAAAGGTGTAGCTGCATTTGAAAGTCCCATCATATTTGCAGTTAAATTCATAACTATTGCTCCCATAGCCTTTTCATCTTTAGAAGCTTCCTTGAAAATTAACTTTAGTATAGGTCTTAAAACTTTTGCTAATTTATCTGTAAGTCCACTTTTTTCAGCAATTTTCATTACCCCACACCATAGACACATTATTCCTAATAAGCTTATAGTTAATTTTACTGTAGATTCTGTAGAAGATACTATAACTTTAGATATATCTGCACCTCTTCCAGTAAAAATGCCCAATATTATTCCAAAACTTAAAATAAAAAACCATATATAATTTATCACTTACCTATCTCCTTTATAAATAACTTTGTTATAGTGATTATTAATATATATGTTGAAATTGTATTCAAATTGCCTAACATAATCTTTAAATTAAAATTTAACTTTACAGTTAAGTGGCTATAAGTTATTATTACTATTGAAATTAAAATTTAAGAGTGCTACCATTTATGTTGTGTATAATTTTTTAAAAATCGGAGGTTTGAAATGACCATTAAAGAAATAATGAAATATATAGAAAGTGAGTATTCTGTTATAAATGATACTCCTTGTGAAATATGTGGTGGCCAATATTTAGCGGAAGACTTAAATATTGATTTAATAGATGATATACCATATGATGTGTGTTCTTGTGTATGCTCTAATTGTGGACATGAAAAAAGCTTTGAGTTTTGCGCACCATTTATAGATGACGATGGATTAAAAAAAGCCAAAAATATATTAAACTAAAGGAGAATCATAAATGAAAGAAGGAAATTTAGAACTAGCTCAAAAAGATATTGATGAAGCTTTAAAAACAATTCAAGATATGGAAGAAACTTTAATCAAAGAAAACCTACCTAAAGAAGTAATATTGGAAAACTTCAAAATTCTTACAGAAAAAGTTAGTAAGTTAGAATCAATTTTAAAAGAAGAAGGAATACTATAATAAGGTTTTTTCAAAATCTTATTCATGAAAAACTTAATTTACATAAAAAATCACTATAAAACTTTAATAAGTTTTATAGTGATTTTTATTATAATTACAACATAAATTCCTATTTAAATTTAGGTATTTGAAAATTTAATTTTATATCCTTAACCTGATCTATGATATTTGTTATTCCCTTTATCATATTAGGAATTTGTTTATATGACCAAGCTACATCTGTAGCATATTGATGCTCTCCTGGATTAGAAGGATTCCATCTCATTTTATATAGAGTATCTTGCTTTCCATTAGGATTATTTATATATTT harbors:
- a CDS encoding nucleoside recognition domain-containing protein, translated to MINYIWFFILSFGIILGIFTGRGADISKVIVSSTESTVKLTISLLGIMCLWCGVMKIAEKSGLTDKLAKVLRPILKLIFKEASKDEKAMGAIVMNLTANMMGLSNAATPFGIKAMKELDRLNKKNSSASNDMALFLVINAACIQFLPTTVISMRAAVGSQNPGETILPGIIATGTAALFGIVFCKILQKYF